The DNA sequence TGGAAGATGTAATATGGATGAGTTTGCTATGGGAAGTACAAGTGCAACTTCTTTTTATGGTAAGACTTTAAATCCGCTTGATAATACTAAAGTTCCAGGTGGAAGTAGTGGGGGGAGTGCTGCTGCGGTTGCTTCAGGGATAGCTTTGGCAAGTTTGGGTTCAGATACAGGTGGTTCGGTAAGACAGCCTGCTGCATTTTGTGGTTGTGTTGGGTTTAAGCCAAGTTATGGAAGAGTTAGTAGGTATGGTTTAGCAGCGTATTCTTCAAGCCTTGATCAAATCGGAGTTTTAACGCAAAATGTTGAAGATGCTGCGATTTTATATGATGCTATTGCAGGTTATGATGAAAAAGATAGCACAAGTGCAAACATAGCTTTTGAACCAACCGCACCAAAACTAAATGCAAATAAAAAGCTAAAAATAGCTGTGATTAAAAACTATATAGAGCAAACTAATGATGATGTAAAACAAGCCTTATTAAAAACTATAGATATATTAAAAGCAAATGGCCATGAGATTGTTTATAAAGACTTAATGGATTCTACATTTGATGTTGCGGCTTATTATATCATAGCAGCAGCTGAAGCAAGTGCAAATTTAAGCCGTTATGATGGCGTAAGATATGGTAGAAGAAGTGAAAAATGTGACAATCTTAGCCAAATGTATGTAAATAGCAGAAGTGAAGGTTTTGGTGAGGAAGTAAAAAGAAGAATTTTACTAGGAACCTTTGTTTTAAGTAGTGGCTATTATGATGCATACTACATCAAAGCACAAAAGGCTAGAAGATTTATCAAGCAAAAATATGAAGAAATTTTAAACGATTGTGATTTGATTTTTATGCCAGTTGCTCCAAGCGTTGCTTTTGGTTTTAACGATATAAAAACTCCAGTGCAAATGTATTTAGAAGATGTATTTACTATTTCAGTGAATTTAGCAGGACTTGGTGGCATTAGTGTGCCAGTAGGAAAAAATGAAAATGGACTTAGTATTTCTGCTCAGCTTATATGCAAAGCTTATGATGAGCAAACTTTATTAGATGGTGCTTTGAGCTTGGAAGAAATTATCAAAAACAAATAAAGGAAAAATTATGAAAATCATAAAACGCGCTTTGACTTTTGAAGATGTTTTACTAGTCCCTCAATATTCTGAGGTTTTACCTAAAGAAGTAGATATTAAAACAAGACTTACAAAAAATATCACCTTAAATATGCCTTTGATTTCGGCTGCTATGGATACAGTTACTGAACATAGAGCAGCTATTATGATGGCAAGGCTTGGTGGCATAGGGGTAATCCATAAAAATATGGACATAGCTTCACAAGTTAGAGAGATAAAAAGAGTTAAAAAAAGTGAAAGTGGCGTGATTATGGATCCTATTTATATAGGGCCTAAAGCAAGTGTTAAAGAAGCGCTAGAACTCATGGCTGAATATAGAATTTCAGGCGTTCCTGTGGTAGATGAGAATAAAATTTTAATAGGAATTTTAACTAATCGCGATTTAAGATTTGAAACTAACTTTGATAATTTAGTAGAAAATGTAATGACAAAAATGCCTTTAATCACTGCTAAAAAAGGCTCTACTTTAGATGATGCAGAAAGGATTTTCTCTACTAATAAAGTAGAAAAACTTCCAATCGTAGATGAAAATAATCGCTTAGAAGGTTTAATCACTATAAAAGATTTGAAAAAACGCAAAGAATATCCAAATTCAAATAAAGATGCTTATGGAAGATTAAGAGTGGCTGCAGCCGTGGGTGTGGGTCAGCTTGATCGCGTAAAGGCTTTAGTAGAAGCTGAAGTTGATGTTATAGTAATGGATAGTGCGCATGGACATTCTAAAGGGATTATTGATACATTAAAAGCAATTAAGGCTGAATTTAATGTAGATGTGATAGTAGGAAATGTTGCAAGTGCTAAAGCGGTTAAAGATCTATGTGAAGCAGGTGCAGACGCTGTTAAGATAGGTATAGGACCTGGTAGTATTTGCACCACACGCATTGTTTCAGGTGTGGGTGTACCTCAAATTTCAGCTATAGATGAATGTGCAATAGAAGCGAGTAAATACAGCGTGCCAGTAATCGCTGATGGGGGTATAAAATACTCAGGCGATATTGCAAAAGCTATCGCAGCAGGAGCAAGTAGTGTGATGATAGGTTCACTTTTAGCAGGAACTGATGAGAGTCCAGGTGAGTTATTTACTTATCAAGGAAGACAATATAAGAGTTATCGTGGCATGGGAAGCTTAGGTGCTATGCAAAAAGGTAGTTCAGATAGATATTTCCAAGAAGGTACAGCTCAAGATAAACTTGTACCTGAAGGTATTGAAGGTAGGGTGCCTTATGTAGGAAGTATAAAAAGTGTAGTACATCAACTTTTAGGTGGGCTTAGATCTTCTATGGGTTATGTAGGTGCAGTAGATATCAAAGCTTTCCAAGAAAGAGCTGAATTTGTAGAAATCACCGCAGCAGGATTAAAAGAAAGCCATGTGCATGATGTAACTATCACTGCTGAAGCACCAAATTATAAGGTGAGTAATTAATGGAATTTGAAGATCATATCAAACAAGCCGAGCTTTCTTTGGAAAAACTTAATGATAAAGATTTGGACCTTAAAACTTGCGTAGAAATTTATAAAGAAGGTTTAAAAAGTATCAAGCAAGCAAGAACTATGCTTGAAAATGCTAAATTAGAAATCGAGCAAGTAGATGAGTAGTGTTGTAGCTTTACAATTTCCCACTTTGGCTTTGAGTGAATCAAGGCTTGATTATTATCTAAAAGCTGCCAAGGAAAGTGGTGCGAATTTGGTGGTTTTGGGTGAGTATGTTTTAAATAGCTTTTTTAGTGAGCTAAAAACTATGCCAAAAAGCATGATCAAAGA is a window from the Campylobacter lari genome containing:
- the xseB gene encoding exodeoxyribonuclease VII small subunit codes for the protein MEFEDHIKQAELSLEKLNDKDLDLKTCVEIYKEGLKSIKQARTMLENAKLEIEQVDE
- the guaB gene encoding IMP dehydrogenase, which encodes MKIIKRALTFEDVLLVPQYSEVLPKEVDIKTRLTKNITLNMPLISAAMDTVTEHRAAIMMARLGGIGVIHKNMDIASQVREIKRVKKSESGVIMDPIYIGPKASVKEALELMAEYRISGVPVVDENKILIGILTNRDLRFETNFDNLVENVMTKMPLITAKKGSTLDDAERIFSTNKVEKLPIVDENNRLEGLITIKDLKKRKEYPNSNKDAYGRLRVAAAVGVGQLDRVKALVEAEVDVIVMDSAHGHSKGIIDTLKAIKAEFNVDVIVGNVASAKAVKDLCEAGADAVKIGIGPGSICTTRIVSGVGVPQISAIDECAIEASKYSVPVIADGGIKYSGDIAKAIAAGASSVMIGSLLAGTDESPGELFTYQGRQYKSYRGMGSLGAMQKGSSDRYFQEGTAQDKLVPEGIEGRVPYVGSIKSVVHQLLGGLRSSMGYVGAVDIKAFQERAEFVEITAAGLKESHVHDVTITAEAPNYKVSN
- the gatA gene encoding Asp-tRNA(Asn)/Glu-tRNA(Gln) amidotransferase subunit GatA, which encodes MVTLKEALKFSNEELENLKKELNEKAHQQKHLGAYVEQFLNKDLSTSGTGVPVAIKDNISVKDWELTCGSKILQGYVAPYDASAIVNLRKNNFTPFGRCNMDEFAMGSTSATSFYGKTLNPLDNTKVPGGSSGGSAAAVASGIALASLGSDTGGSVRQPAAFCGCVGFKPSYGRVSRYGLAAYSSSLDQIGVLTQNVEDAAILYDAIAGYDEKDSTSANIAFEPTAPKLNANKKLKIAVIKNYIEQTNDDVKQALLKTIDILKANGHEIVYKDLMDSTFDVAAYYIIAAAEASANLSRYDGVRYGRRSEKCDNLSQMYVNSRSEGFGEEVKRRILLGTFVLSSGYYDAYYIKAQKARRFIKQKYEEILNDCDLIFMPVAPSVAFGFNDIKTPVQMYLEDVFTISVNLAGLGGISVPVGKNENGLSISAQLICKAYDEQTLLDGALSLEEIIKNK